The DNA window ACAGCGACGGTGAAATTGTGACGGGATGCAGAAAGGTGCGCTTGCCAATCAAGCTGTTTGGGTCGGGCGCTTTGCTCCGCAACAACAACGCGGGCGTGTTGATCGCACCGCCGGCGAGTACGATGTGCTTGGCTCGCACACGTACGGCGTCGCGCTTGCGCTCAAAGCCGTCGGCACCCATCACGGTGACCACGAATTCCGTGGCCTTGCCGCCGCTAAAGATGATCCGTTCCGCGCGCGCGTGATACAACAACTCGGCGCCCTTATCGAGCGCAGCGGGCAACGTGGTGACGAGCATCGACTGCTTGGCATTCGTGGGGCATCCCATGCCGCAATAGCCCAGATTCCAGCAGCCGTTGACGTTGCGCGGAATGACTTGCGAGGTGACGCCGAGTTTGACGAGACCGTCGGTGAGCAGCTGGTTGTTGCGGTTTGGCGGAATGGCCCACGGCGCCACGTGCAGTCGCTGTTCCATCCGCTCCCACCACGGCGTCAGCTCTTCGGTGGTGAGATCCTTCAAACCGAAGTGTGACTGCCAGTGCGCGAGCGTGGTGGCTGGCGTGCGGAAACTCGACGTCCAGTTGACGACCGTTGTGCCGCCGACCGCGCGGCCCTGCATGATGTTGATCCCCTTATCCTTCGTTTTGCGAGAGGCCGACTCCTGATACAGCGTGGGGTAGGCCTCTGACTCTTTCATATGAAAGTCAGTGGAGCTGTAGAGTCCCCCTTCTTCGAGCATGAGAACTTTCAGGCCGGCCACTGCGAGAATCTCAGCCGTGGTGCCGCCGCCTGCGCCGGTGCCAACAATCACGACGTCGGCTTCGAATGTCTTGGTCGGCTCGAGCGTGAGCGTTGCGCCATCCGTCACGCGCCAACCGCGGGCGATGCCAGCGTGAATCGGATCGGGAATCATCGGGGCGGTCATGCGCGGTATCCGGTGATCAACAAGACGTGGTTCGCGTGCTGCGTCATGACACCATCCCGAGAATGCGCGGCGGACCAGGGTAGCCGACCGATGGCCAGTTGGCGGGATTGGCGTACCACGATCCGTAAGAAATGTCGTGTAGCGCTTGGTACGCGCTGGCGAACATCACGTTGCTTCCAAAGCGCCAGCGTTCAAGAAACTTCTTGGCCGTCGCGGCGTCTACTCGGCTCCAGTTTGACCAGATGCCGGTGAGCGCGAAGCGTGTGGGGTGCGTGTCGAGCAGCGCAAAGAGTTGCCGGAGTTCAGCACGCGCGTGCGGCGGAAGGGCGCGCACGGTTTTTTCGACGGCGTCGAGCGTGCTCGCCATCAGTTCCGGCGTCCACGCGTTGGTGGGAACCATTCCGTCGAGGAAGGCCGGGAGCACCGCCGCAAAGAGTTGACGACCGGCGGGCGGGAGCGCTGCGCTCTCGTCAAGGACGCTCGCGCGGAGGCGCCACCCTTGGTAGGCACCGGCGGTGACAAGCGCGGCGGTGCCTACGGCTCCGGCTTTAATGAAAGTGCGACGCGTAATCGGCATGTCCTGATTATGCGTCGTTTGCACTCAGCGCGCCATTGCCGCCTGCCGCCGAGCGAGCCAGATGGCCAGGGCGAGCCAGGCCGCCGAGATCGGCACAGCGACCCAGGCAATCCCGGCGAGGCTCAATCCGATGGCGGTGAGCCCTGCAAAGGTCCAGGCGCCAAGTTGATCGCCGCCGCGGTAGACAAAGGTCTCGATAAAGCTCTTGGCTTTGTATTTGTCTTCGCGCGGGACCACCGTGAAGAGCACTTCCATCCCCGGATTGGTGAGCGCAAAGTTGCCCGCGCGCCGTGCAATCACAAAGGCGGCCAGCGCGCCGAAGGCCGGCAGGTTTGCCAGCGCGCCAAAGCCGATCATCGAAATAAAGGGCAAGAATGCGAGCGCAGCGACCAACCCAAACCACTTGATGATGCGGCCGGTGAAAAAGATCTGCGCCAGTACCGTGAGGATCTGCACGGCCAGTTCGATTTTGGCGAGGATCACCGTGCGCGACGCGCGGTCGGCATAGTTCGCGCCGACAATCGACGACTGTTCGAAGTAGAGGAAAGTGGAGCCGATGGTGAACAGCACCAAGAAGACGGCAATGCCGAGCAGGTACGGTGACTGCATGGTGCGCGTGAAGCCTGCCCAGATGCTGCCGCCCACGGGGCGTGCGTTCAGGGCGGCGAGACGTTCGAGCCGAGCTTCGGGGGCTTCGTCTTCGGTCACCGCTGAGCTGGAACTCACGGGGAAGCGTGTCACCGCGAGTACCGCCAGCTCGAGCAACACGCAACTCACCAACAAGAGATTGACGCTCCCAATCTGCTTGGCGAGTGCGGCCGTTGCGGCGCTCCCGGCAATCGAACCAAAGGTGCCACCGACGCCAATAAAACCAAACAGACGCTTGGCTTGCTCACTTTTGAACACGTCCGCCATGAAGCACCAGAACAAGCTGGTGACAAACAAGTTGAACATGCTCGTCCACACAAAGAACCCGCGCCCAATCCACAAATCCGTTGTAGAGCCCTCGTGCCCGGCTACAAAGCGGAGCAACACATAAAACACCACGAGGCTCGCGACAATCACATGGTACGAAATAGGAATGAATTTTCGCGGTGGAAACTTCACCACGAGGGTCCA is part of the Gemmatimonadota bacterium genome and encodes:
- a CDS encoding GMC family oxidoreductase, with amino-acid sequence MTAPMIPDPIHAGIARGWRVTDGATLTLEPTKTFEADVVIVGTGAGGGTTAEILAVAGLKVLMLEEGGLYSSTDFHMKESEAYPTLYQESASRKTKDKGINIMQGRAVGGTTVVNWTSSFRTPATTLAHWQSHFGLKDLTTEELTPWWERMEQRLHVAPWAIPPNRNNQLLTDGLVKLGVTSQVIPRNVNGCWNLGYCGMGCPTNAKQSMLVTTLPAALDKGAELLYHARAERIIFSGGKATEFVVTVMGADGFERKRDAVRVRAKHIVLAGGAINTPALLLRSKAPDPNSLIGKRTFLHPVTISPSLFDKEVDGFSGAPQSIYSDHWNEPSENEGHIGFKLEVPPLHPVLIGSSMVGLGVEHAAWMKRLRYAHVLLALARDGFHEESVGGEVQLREDGSPVLDYPLSKYVMEGLRRSMAIMAEIQFAAGASLVAPFHEKGVAARTLAAAKQQIMALDMRAPHAKVVSAHVMGGCAMSGEESRGVTNSLGGMHHAENVTVIDGSLFPTSIGANPQLSIYGIASRAATALAKRLGGAA
- a CDS encoding twin-arginine translocation signal domain-containing protein — encoded protein: MQTTHNQDMPITRRTFIKAGAVGTAALVTAGAYQGWRLRASVLDESAALPPAGRQLFAAVLPAFLDGMVPTNAWTPELMASTLDAVEKTVRALPPHARAELRQLFALLDTHPTRFALTGIWSNWSRVDAATAKKFLERWRFGSNVMFASAYQALHDISYGSWYANPANWPSVGYPGPPRILGMVS
- a CDS encoding MFS transporter, with the translated sequence MEGQAEGGTLSESKSGGALHALLRRAVDVEAHEVRAMLASAAFFFCALASWFVLRPMRDAVAAGTTPAQLSMLFVGTLTVTLIANPLFWTLVVKFPPRKFIPISYHVIVASLVVFYVLLRFVAGHEGSTTDLWIGRGFFVWTSMFNLFVTSLFWCFMADVFKSEQAKRLFGFIGVGGTFGSIAGSAATAALAKQIGSVNLLLVSCVLLELAVLAVTRFPVSSSSAVTEDEAPEARLERLAALNARPVGGSIWAGFTRTMQSPYLLGIAVFLVLFTIGSTFLYFEQSSIVGANYADRASRTVILAKIELAVQILTVLAQIFFTGRIIKWFGLVAALAFLPFISMIGFGALANLPAFGALAAFVIARRAGNFALTNPGMEVLFTVVPREDKYKAKSFIETFVYRGGDQLGAWTFAGLTAIGLSLAGIAWVAVPISAAWLALAIWLARRQAAMAR